One genomic window of Helicobacter canis includes the following:
- a CDS encoding DEAD/DEAH box helicase family protein, whose amino-acid sequence MTKKQSLILKDITDKKIHSFGDLFESLDLVSFNGGISLQEYQVAALQKALCSLKLYRDDTKELCYEYKQAFKYNAIKLDSKKGLDIKEFCNMASFWMATGSGKSIVMIKLISLMQRLMKSGEIESKPIMLLVPNDKILDQFKNHIQSFNTYQQIQITCKEIKEYDNQSLLGFENVVFLGRSDLLDIKENVGKDSKAKRLNYDDLMREKGWYILLDEAHKGDSKDSIRKSYIRELAKGRERQEYPHGFIFNFSATFDNDIELFTCAFNYNLEKFNNDGYGKNIVVLDSNLKAFKDSKVDSSDEKLERILESFILFVGIKQELKSLKARFENLHYHNPLIIAVADKVNTKDAGIKLYFEAIMGILKDSKDISEIAKNLAKKLESSKIYFAEKEMNKDFLEKLAKIDSKDLREQIFYAKETSSLECCKIKGNNKELAFKSKNATKPFLLLNIGSIKEWEKSYLNGLGIESGEDIEKGYFEGLNNIESPIQIMMGSKVFSEGWDSNRVNFINFINIGSKKAKKYVLQTIGRGVRIEPFKDVRKRLKASDKLEYNKKDSLGDGSLGIESVFIMATENEAIQGILEGLEGFRFQSKLTGFKRNKTLEPLLVPSYKDSHKRSETFVISHYDFERLSKYIESYDEDILLVSSGINRADLGFSTLQKIQQKMRDEASVSLEIKGNMPKLKAQNALYRMDRFFHAPLQELEKFVPCENSITHFDGFMLSGDGLSETIIKEMNKAVKELAQSKQTKSIDTLKKEFEKGKITLDEYTEQIQAKPTQRVEKYSYVITAELAKHYYSPMVLESYKDSTIHINYAISERSEVEFLEDLQKYLQDSKNAFKDYEWCFSKIVEKLDSIFIPYFDTQSQEQRKFYPDFIFWLKHKESGNYKIIFVDPKGLSFEANARDKLQGFKELFCNKTLDFQGLDIEVALYYYNKDSNVSKDFEGHIAAQICELFTQTKME is encoded by the coding sequence ATGACTAAAAAGCAATCACTGATTTTAAAAGACATTACAGACAAAAAGATTCACTCTTTCGGCGATCTTTTTGAAAGCCTTGATTTAGTAAGCTTTAATGGAGGTATTAGTCTGCAAGAGTATCAAGTAGCAGCATTGCAAAAGGCATTATGTAGCTTAAAACTATATAGAGATGATACAAAAGAGCTATGCTATGAATACAAACAGGCTTTTAAATACAACGCTATAAAATTAGATTCTAAAAAAGGCTTAGATATAAAAGAGTTTTGCAATATGGCGAGCTTTTGGATGGCGACAGGCAGTGGCAAAAGTATTGTGATGATAAAGCTTATAAGCCTTATGCAAAGACTTATGAAAAGCGGCGAGATAGAATCTAAGCCCATAATGCTACTTGTGCCTAATGATAAGATTTTAGATCAGTTTAAAAACCATATACAAAGCTTTAATACATATCAACAAATACAAATCACTTGTAAAGAGATAAAAGAATATGATAATCAAAGTTTGCTAGGCTTTGAAAATGTCGTGTTTCTTGGTAGAAGTGATTTGCTAGATATAAAGGAAAATGTCGGTAAAGATTCTAAAGCAAAAAGGCTAAATTATGATGATTTAATGCGTGAAAAAGGCTGGTATATCTTGCTTGATGAAGCACATAAGGGCGATAGCAAAGATTCTATAAGAAAAAGCTATATTAGAGAATTAGCAAAAGGGCGAGAAAGGCAGGAATATCCGCACGGATTTATCTTTAACTTTTCTGCGACTTTTGATAATGATATAGAGCTATTTACTTGTGCTTTTAACTACAATTTAGAGAAGTTTAATAATGATGGCTATGGGAAAAATATCGTGGTGCTAGATAGCAATCTCAAAGCCTTTAAAGATTCTAAAGTGGATTCTAGTGATGAAAAACTAGAGCGGATACTAGAGAGTTTTATCCTTTTTGTGGGGATAAAGCAGGAATTAAAAAGCTTAAAAGCAAGGTTTGAAAACCTGCATTATCACAATCCTTTAATCATCGCTGTGGCAGATAAAGTCAATACTAAAGATGCGGGGATTAAGCTGTATTTTGAAGCGATTATGGGAATCTTAAAAGATTCTAAAGATATAAGTGAGATTGCAAAAAACCTAGCAAAGAAGTTAGAATCTAGCAAAATATATTTCGCTGAAAAAGAGATGAATAAAGACTTTTTAGAAAAACTTGCAAAAATAGATTCTAAAGACTTAAGAGAGCAAATCTTTTATGCTAAAGAGACTTCAAGCCTAGAGTGCTGTAAGATTAAGGGGAATAATAAAGAACTTGCCTTTAAAAGTAAAAATGCGACAAAGCCCTTTTTGCTTTTAAATATCGGTAGCATTAAAGAGTGGGAGAAAAGCTATCTTAATGGGCTAGGCATCGAAAGTGGAGAGGATATAGAAAAAGGGTATTTTGAAGGGCTAAATAATATAGAATCGCCCATACAAATTATGATGGGAAGCAAGGTATTTAGCGAGGGGTGGGATAGCAATCGTGTGAATTTCATTAACTTTATCAATATCGGTAGCAAAAAGGCAAAAAAATATGTCCTGCAAACCATAGGGCGAGGGGTGAGAATTGAGCCTTTTAAAGATGTCCGCAAACGACTAAAAGCAAGTGATAAGCTAGAGTATAACAAAAAAGATTCTTTAGGTGATGGGAGTTTAGGTATTGAGAGTGTATTTATTATGGCGACAGAAAATGAAGCAATTCAGGGGATTTTAGAGGGGCTTGAGGGCTTTAGATTCCAAAGCAAACTTACAGGCTTTAAGAGGAACAAAACGCTAGAACCCCTGCTTGTCCCAAGCTACAAAGACTCTCATAAAAGAAGTGAAACCTTTGTGATTTCACATTATGATTTTGAGAGATTAAGCAAATATATAGAATCTTATGATGAAGATATTTTGCTTGTATCAAGTGGGATTAACCGAGCGGATTTAGGCTTTAGCACTTTGCAAAAGATACAGCAAAAAATGCGTGATGAAGCAAGTGTAAGCTTAGAGATAAAGGGCAATATGCCAAAGCTTAAAGCACAAAATGCTTTGTATCGTATGGATAGATTTTTCCACGCACCTTTGCAGGAATTAGAAAAGTTTGTGCCTTGTGAGAATAGTATCACGCATTTTGATGGATTTATGCTAAGTGGCGATGGGCTAAGTGAGACGATTATAAAAGAGATGAATAAGGCAGTGAAAGAACTAGCACAGAGCAAACAAACTAAAAGCATAGATACGCTTAAAAAAGAGTTTGAAAAAGGCAAAATCACACTAGATGAATACACAGAGCAAATCCAAGCTAAACCAACACAAAGAGTAGAAAAATATAGCTATGTTATCACAGCAGAGCTAGCAAAGCACTATTACAGCCCTATGGTTTTAGAATCATATAAAGATTCTACAATCCATATTAACTATGCTATTAGCGAGAGAAGTGAGGTAGAATTTTTAGAGGATTTGCAAAAATATTTACAAGATTCTAAGAACGCATTTAAAGATTATGAGTGGTGCTTTAGCAAGATTGTAGAAAAGCTAGATTCTATCTTTATCCCCTATTTTGATACACAAAGCCAAGAGCAGAGAAAATTTTACCCCGATTTTATCTTTTGGTTAAAGCATAAAGAAAGCGGGAATTATAAAATCATCTTTGTAGATCCCAAGGGCTTAAGCTTTGAAGCAAATGCAAGGGATAAATTGCAGGGCTTTAAAGAATTATTTTGTAATAAAACGCTAGATTTTCAAGGTTTAGATATAGAAGTAGCTTTGTATTATTACAATAAAGATTCTAATGTGTCAAAGGATTTTGAAGGGCATATTGCTGCACAGATTTGCGAGCTATTTACACAAACTAAAATGGAGTAA
- a CDS encoding virulence RhuM family protein, translated as MPNILLYTTQDKKIKVELYELGESVFLAQDSMAKLFDTSKQNISLHIRNILQEGELQENSVVKEYLTTASDGKSYKVKFYSLEMILAVGFRVRSKRGVQFRIWANEHLTTYLQKGFLIDSDRLKNPNGRTDYFDELLEQIRDIRASEKRFYQKVRELFALSVDYDSSDRATQMFFAQTQNKLLYAITHKTAAELICERANAKKLNMGLTSWKGSVVRKGDVIVAKNYLKKEELDSLNRLVNVFLESAELRVKDKQTLIMDFWRQNVDSLLTFQGMQILKDNGSISNAQMEQIAYKQYELFATQRKKEALLKAEKEDEEILESTYKTLNTRVGK; from the coding sequence ATGCCAAATATCCTTCTCTACACCACACAAGATAAAAAAATAAAAGTAGAGCTATATGAGCTTGGGGAGAGTGTATTTTTAGCTCAAGATTCTATGGCAAAACTTTTTGACACCTCAAAACAAAATATAAGTTTGCATATAAGAAATATCTTGCAGGAAGGGGAATTGCAAGAGAATTCAGTTGTCAAGGAATACTTGACAACTGCTAGTGATGGCAAATCATACAAAGTGAAATTTTATTCCTTAGAGATGATTTTGGCCGTGGGCTTTCGTGTCCGCAGTAAAAGGGGAGTGCAGTTTAGAATCTGGGCAAATGAACATTTAACAACCTATTTACAAAAGGGCTTTTTAATAGATAGCGATAGACTTAAGAATCCAAATGGCAGGACGGATTATTTTGATGAGCTGTTAGAGCAGATTAGAGATATAAGGGCAAGTGAAAAAAGGTTTTATCAAAAAGTGCGAGAACTTTTTGCTTTGAGTGTAGATTATGATTCTAGCGATAGGGCAACGCAGATGTTTTTCGCACAGACACAAAACAAGCTTTTATACGCTATCACGCACAAAACTGCCGCAGAGCTGATTTGTGAGAGAGCAAACGCAAAAAAGCTGAATATGGGGCTTACAAGCTGGAAAGGTAGCGTTGTGCGTAAGGGCGATGTGATTGTGGCGAAAAATTATCTAAAAAAAGAGGAGCTAGATAGTTTAAATCGTCTAGTCAATGTGTTTTTAGAATCAGCAGAACTTAGAGTGAAAGATAAGCAAACTTTGATTATGGACTTTTGGAGGCAAAATGTGGATTCTTTGCTTACCTTTCAAGGAATGCAAATTTTAAAAGATAATGGCAGTATCTCTAACGCACAAATGGAGCAAATCGCTTATAAACAATATGAGCTATTTGCTACACAACGCAAAAAGGAAGCATTGCTCAAGGCAGAAAAGGAAGATGAAGAGATATTAGAATCTACCTATAAAACACTTAACACGAGAGTAGGAAAATGA
- a CDS encoding site-specific DNA-methyltransferase, producing MDYKKAFYSRLEECYLGAKIKVYEKANTAQNTQSNTSNAQDKANKKPTTAQNAQSGFSNLLSIKEQYFSHIKAYLDSAIPNDDFNSHDIYNKLYTFFDSYLNDTGTPFFHDTPLYKNIYAKVYTNSKDTSLFYKTKDLYYVKSDTLYTSLTLSDENELTQIYFDTSEYRQNADNTKRKLIFKLDKIEQTSTDTQDSIPTIYIKVLSQKDLFPDLNAVFKENSNELSEDFIKSLKAHKFPLDEAHIKKLFASYKKQNEVDFFIHKNARVFLQEQFDLWFYHYLYKDSEFQEWSVKSISHLQKIRNIALEIIGLIGDFEDELKAVWLKPKFAKVVNYVFSLDLILRHSALSDKAQNTALLDSICKDKGFEKQIKEWQDLKLIDESFQAQNISEKILNDEKYKFLPLDTRHFSKEIKYKILSVFDDIESILNGELIRADNFQALNSLMPKYQNKVDLIYIDPPYNTGNDGFIYTDKFNHSSWLSMITNRLELAKEFLKDNGSIFISIDDNEQARLKILCDEIFGEENFVANIIWEKVFSAVNLRKGFSPNHDFISVYSKNIDKVLLNPLPRTEEANARYKNPDNDPRGVWTSGDLSVGPAVEANIYEITLPSGRKILPPKGYSWRLSKEKFEEYLKDNRIYFNGGDSVPRIKRFLSEVKDGITPLTIWKHKEVGHNQDAAKEILALFDDKLFDTPKPEKLLKRIFEIATKADFKAEVFEMRNCGFQDKGEGSLVSLNDRDFGAESAIYRSKTAPIVLDFFAGSGTSVATAQKLGRKWLGIEMGEHFYKVIIPRLKKVIAGFQSGISKECDYKGSGAFRYYELESYEEALKECEYVLMDSEYTKPFSCHTKAPSTCHTEALAEVSKNIESKRDISLPLNMTSLHSDTTNSQRDISASPQYDKEAQYTATYKDSQSIYSAKDYQKAQKIIDYRKSRKLIKKLNKGETITLDMSGYRKEFDLFHTLANLQGLKIKRLFLDSKGIETCKFDNGDIVSLDQIDLHSYPKLKNLLWWEKL from the coding sequence ATGGACTACAAAAAGGCATTTTATAGCAGATTAGAGGAATGTTATCTGGGTGCAAAGATAAAAGTGTATGAAAAGGCTAATACAGCACAAAATACGCAAAGCAATACAAGCAACGCACAAGATAAGGCAAATAAAAAGCCGACCACAGCACAAAACGCGCAAAGTGGTTTTAGCAATCTTTTAAGCATAAAAGAGCAGTATTTCTCTCACATAAAAGCCTACCTAGATTCTGCTATCCCAAATGATGATTTTAACTCACACGATATTTACAACAAGCTTTACACTTTCTTTGATAGCTATCTTAATGATACAGGCACGCCATTTTTCCACGATACACCGCTGTATAAAAACATTTATGCAAAAGTCTATACCAACTCCAAAGATACAAGCCTTTTTTATAAAACAAAAGATTTATACTATGTCAAAAGTGATACGCTTTATACAAGCCTTACTTTAAGCGATGAAAATGAGCTAACCCAAATCTACTTTGATACAAGTGAGTATAGGCAAAATGCCGATAATACCAAGCGAAAGCTTATTTTCAAACTTGATAAAATCGAGCAAACAAGCACAGATACACAAGATTCTATACCCACCATTTATATCAAGGTTTTAAGTCAAAAGGATTTATTCCCCGATCTTAATGCTGTGTTTAAAGAAAATAGCAACGAGTTGAGCGAAGATTTTATAAAATCCCTAAAAGCACATAAATTCCCCCTAGATGAAGCACACATAAAAAAGCTTTTTGCAAGCTATAAAAAGCAAAATGAAGTAGATTTTTTTATCCACAAAAATGCAAGGGTATTTTTACAAGAGCAGTTTGACTTATGGTTTTATCATTATCTTTATAAAGACAGCGAGTTTCAAGAATGGAGTGTAAAATCCATTTCGCATTTACAAAAGATTCGCAATATCGCCTTAGAGATAATAGGGCTTATAGGCGATTTTGAAGATGAGCTAAAGGCTGTATGGTTAAAGCCTAAGTTTGCGAAAGTAGTAAATTATGTCTTTAGCCTTGATTTAATTTTAAGGCATTCAGCATTGAGCGATAAAGCACAAAATACCGCACTTTTAGATTCTATATGTAAAGACAAAGGCTTTGAAAAGCAAATCAAAGAATGGCAGGATTTAAAGCTTATTGATGAGAGTTTTCAAGCACAAAACATAAGCGAAAAAATATTGAATGATGAAAAATACAAATTCCTGCCCCTTGACACAAGGCATTTTAGCAAAGAGATAAAATACAAGATTCTAAGTGTGTTTGATGATATAGAATCTATCCTTAATGGCGAGCTAATAAGGGCGGATAATTTTCAAGCCCTAAATTCCCTAATGCCAAAATATCAAAACAAAGTGGATTTAATCTATATTGATCCGCCATATAATACAGGCAATGACGGCTTTATCTACACAGATAAATTTAATCACTCATCGTGGCTTTCAATGATAACTAATCGCTTAGAATTAGCAAAAGAATTTTTAAAGGATAATGGAAGCATTTTTATAAGCATAGATGATAACGAACAAGCAAGGCTTAAAATTTTATGTGATGAGATATTTGGGGAGGAGAATTTTGTAGCGAATATAATATGGGAAAAGGTTTTTTCTGCTGTTAATTTAAGAAAGGGTTTTTCTCCTAACCACGATTTTATTAGCGTCTATTCAAAAAATATTGATAAGGTGCTATTAAATCCGTTGCCACGAACAGAGGAAGCAAATGCAAGATATAAAAACCCAGATAACGACCCAAGAGGTGTTTGGACAAGTGGAGATTTGAGCGTGGGACCTGCGGTAGAAGCGAATATTTACGAGATTACTTTGCCCAGCGGTAGAAAAATTTTACCGCCAAAAGGTTATTCTTGGAGACTTTCAAAAGAAAAATTTGAGGAATATTTAAAGGATAATAGAATTTATTTTAATGGTGGAGATTCTGTGCCTAGAATTAAAAGATTTTTAAGTGAAGTAAAAGATGGTATTACACCGCTTACGATTTGGAAGCATAAGGAAGTGGGGCATAATCAAGACGCTGCAAAAGAAATTTTAGCCTTATTTGATGATAAGCTTTTTGACACCCCAAAACCTGAAAAACTTTTAAAAAGAATTTTTGAAATAGCTACAAAGGCAGATTTTAAGGCGGAAGTATTTGAGATGAGAAATTGCGGTTTTCAAGACAAAGGCGAAGGGAGTTTAGTCAGCCTAAATGACCGAGACTTTGGCGCAGAATCCGCGATTTATCGCTCAAAGACAGCGCCTATTGTGCTTGACTTCTTTGCAGGAAGTGGGACGAGTGTGGCTACCGCACAAAAGCTAGGGCGTAAATGGCTTGGCATTGAAATGGGAGAGCATTTTTACAAAGTCATTATCCCACGCCTTAAAAAAGTTATCGCAGGATTCCAAAGCGGGATTAGCAAAGAATGCGATTATAAAGGCAGTGGGGCATTTAGATACTATGAGTTGGAATCCTATGAAGAAGCATTAAAAGAGTGTGAATATGTGCTTATGGATTCTGAATATACTAAGCCTTTTTCTTGTCATACCAAAGCCCCCTCCACTTGTCATACTGAAGCGTTAGCTGAAGTATCTAAAAACATAGAATCTAAAAGAGATATTTCGCTACCGCTCAATATGACAAGTTTGCATAGCGATACGACAAACTCACAAAGAGATATTTCGGCTTCGCCTCAATATGACAAAGAAGCACAATACACGGCAACTTATAAAGATAGTCAAAGCATTTATTCCGCTAAAGATTATCAAAAAGCACAAAAAATCATTGATTACAGAAAATCCCGCAAACTCATTAAAAAGCTGAATAAGGGCGAAACAATCACGCTAGATATGAGTGGATATAGAAAGGAATTTGACTTATTCCACACTTTAGCAAACTTGCAAGGACTAAAAATCAAGCGATTATTTTTAGATTCTAAAGGTATAGAAACTTGTAAGTTTGACAATGGCGATATTGTATCACTAGACCAAATAGACTTGCATTCATACCCAAAGCTTAAAAATCTTTTGTGGTGGGAGAAATTGTGA
- a CDS encoding ATP-binding protein: MKINIPEVVEQLKNVKLENVIFELIVNAMQANATYIELKIIASSLDNKNTTPYIDKIEVIDNGDGFNEENLKSFGEYRSNYKKSLGCKGIGRFIYLKLFKSVKVISKNKEFDFAYSGMTEPKEKDFFDKTRVILSNPKDNFSVDFSKIKKQIKEHFLAYFKIENKHIKIDIYRNDECMDSIKSAEIPDFEKKEFKIKNYSFSISYIFGESDFRNEGFYVANNRVVIKNSDLNQESKYNLPKEKDLRIFYILESDYFDKNVNDERNELQIYPKRKNSLEFEDLSWNDIHDELENQLKAIYVEHNFDVENTIKENRKKSIKELPYLGVYFENRNELNVDDMLENAKKEFNDDKDFLRDDNNKVKIDYEAKLAKVTQTELAEYVFDRDKLIQKLKNSVDKGSVEAEIHNLFMPKKTFDDKKNYRTNNVWLFDDRFMCYDKIFSDIQIKDIFPELSTKLDRPDILSIISNTYEKEKITDILLVEFKRPEKDITPAGAEEQLLKYGRYINLIQNNIRIWAYAFLKFDDEVLESLKGRSYNKIYTSSNYPICYRYYEARNMIINFMDYGSLIYDAENRNQLFLDILRGKYL; this comes from the coding sequence ATGAAAATAAATATACCAGAGGTTGTAGAGCAATTAAAAAATGTCAAGCTTGAGAATGTAATATTTGAATTAATAGTAAATGCAATGCAAGCAAATGCCACATATATTGAGCTTAAAATTATAGCTTCTAGCTTAGACAATAAAAACACAACTCCCTATATAGATAAAATTGAAGTGATTGATAATGGTGATGGTTTTAATGAAGAAAATTTGAAGTCTTTTGGGGAGTATCGTAGTAATTATAAAAAATCATTAGGCTGTAAGGGTATAGGAAGATTTATATATCTTAAACTTTTTAAAAGCGTAAAGGTTATAAGTAAAAATAAAGAATTTGATTTTGCCTATAGTGGTATGACAGAGCCTAAGGAGAAAGATTTTTTTGATAAAACTAGAGTGATTTTATCAAATCCAAAAGATAATTTTTCTGTTGATTTTTCTAAGATTAAAAAACAAATTAAAGAACATTTTTTGGCTTATTTTAAAATAGAAAACAAGCATATTAAAATAGATATTTATAGAAATGATGAATGTATGGATAGTATTAAGAGTGCTGAAATACCAGATTTTGAAAAGAAAGAATTTAAAATTAAAAATTATTCTTTTAGTATATCATATATTTTTGGGGAAAGTGATTTTAGAAATGAAGGATTTTATGTCGCAAATAATAGGGTTGTTATAAAAAATTCAGATTTAAACCAAGAAAGTAAATATAATTTGCCAAAAGAAAAAGATTTAAGAATATTTTATATTTTAGAATCCGATTATTTTGATAAAAATGTTAATGATGAAAGAAATGAATTACAAATTTATCCCAAACGAAAAAATTCGCTTGAATTTGAGGATTTGAGTTGGAACGATATACACGATGAATTAGAAAATCAGCTCAAAGCAATTTATGTGGAACATAATTTTGATGTAGAAAATACAATTAAAGAAAATAGAAAAAAATCAATTAAAGAATTGCCTTATCTCGGAGTATATTTTGAAAATAGGAATGAATTAAATGTAGATGATATGTTAGAAAATGCAAAAAAAGAATTTAATGATGATAAGGATTTTTTAAGAGATGATAATAATAAGGTAAAAATAGATTATGAAGCTAAATTGGCTAAAGTAACACAAACGGAATTGGCTGAATATGTGTTTGATAGAGATAAATTAATCCAAAAATTAAAAAACTCTGTTGATAAAGGGAGTGTAGAAGCTGAAATCCATAATTTGTTTATGCCTAAAAAAACATTTGATGATAAAAAAAACTATAGAACTAATAATGTTTGGTTATTTGATGATAGATTTATGTGCTATGATAAAATTTTTAGTGACATACAGATTAAAGATATTTTTCCAGAGCTGTCCACAAAGTTAGATAGACCGGATATTTTGAGTATTATTTCTAATACTTATGAAAAAGAAAAAATCACTGATATTCTGCTTGTAGAATTTAAACGACCAGAAAAGGATATTACTCCTGCAGGAGCAGAGGAACAGCTATTAAAATATGGTAGATATATCAATCTAATTCAAAATAATATAAGAATTTGGGCTTACGCTTTTTTGAAATTTGATGATGAGGTATTAGAATCGCTGAAAGGTAGATCATACAACAAGATATATACTTCAAGCAATTATCCCATTTGCTATAGGTATTACGAAGCTAGAAATATGATTATTAATTTTATGGATTATGGTTCTTTAATTTACGATGCGGAAAATAGAAATCAGTTATTTTTAGATATTTTAAGAGGAAAATATTTATGA
- a CDS encoding saccharopine dehydrogenase family protein, whose amino-acid sequence MACVLQIGAGGVGGVVAHKMAMNRESFSCIILASRTLSKCQAIADSIRQKGLGEIEIDSVDADSVESVVALIEKYRPKLVVNVALPYQDLAIMEACLRTKTHYLDTANYEHPDSAHFEYKEQWAYDTRYKQAGIFALLGSGFDPGVTNVFCAYAQKHYFDEIYSIDILDCNAGDHGYAFATNFNPEINLREVSSKARYWVKGHSVLSDKSGSASPCSSQRTLSASHSQDSHNPNLSSQSLECQDSSNMESQKVDSSMDSTSLVSSTDLALNPDLRQDTIYRKFEREGKHFTLDSNTQDLKVESYFNGEWRDIAPLALMKEWDYPEVGVKNSYLLYHEELESLIRNIKGLRKIRFFMTFGESYLTHMKVLENIGFLRIDEVAHKGGKIVPIEVLKTLLPDPASLASRTKGQTHIGCYMKGVKDGKERTIYIYNICDHETCYKEVNAQGVSYTTGVPAMIGAKLICEDKWGLNQPKTPNNADNSDMPKGGETQGIDSSNGSGVWNMEQNDPDPFMQELNAQGLPYVVCEIESSGNLKVLEDGRK is encoded by the coding sequence ATGGCTTGTGTTTTACAAATCGGGGCTGGTGGAGTTGGAGGCGTAGTAGCGCATAAAATGGCGATGAATAGAGAGAGCTTTTCATGCATTATCTTAGCTTCTCGCACCCTTAGCAAATGTCAAGCGATAGCAGATTCTATCCGCCAAAAGGGCTTAGGTGAGATTGAGATAGACTCTGTAGATGCCGATAGTGTGGAGTCTGTGGTGGCTTTGATTGAAAAATATCGCCCAAAACTCGTGGTAAATGTCGCATTGCCTTATCAAGATTTAGCAATTATGGAAGCGTGTTTGCGCACAAAAACGCATTATTTAGACACGGCAAATTACGAGCACCCAGACTCCGCGCATTTTGAGTATAAAGAGCAGTGGGCGTATGATACACGCTACAAACAAGCAGGGATTTTTGCGTTGCTTGGCAGTGGGTTTGATCCGGGTGTTACAAATGTATTTTGTGCTTACGCACAGAAGCATTATTTTGATGAGATTTATAGCATTGATATTTTGGATTGTAATGCGGGGGATCACGGCTATGCGTTTGCGACTAATTTTAACCCTGAAATCAATCTAAGAGAGGTTAGCTCTAAGGCACGCTATTGGGTAAAGGGGCATTCAGTATTGAGCGATAAATCAGGGAGTGCTTCGCCTTGCTCGTCTCAACGCACGCTTAGTGCGTCTCATTCGCAAGACTCGCACAACCCTAATTTATCATCTCAATCCTTAGAATGCCAAGATTCTAGCAATATGGAATCTCAAAAAGTGGATTCTAGTATGGATTCTACAAGCTTAGTTTCTAGCACAGATTTAGCCTTGAATCCAGATTTAAGACAAGACACCATTTATCGCAAGTTTGAGAGAGAAGGGAAGCATTTTACGCTAGATTCTAATACGCAGGATTTGAAAGTAGAATCTTACTTTAACGGAGAGTGGCGAGATATTGCACCCCTAGCTCTTATGAAAGAGTGGGACTACCCAGAAGTTGGCGTGAAAAATAGCTATTTACTCTACCACGAAGAGTTGGAATCGCTTATCCGCAATATCAAAGGTTTGCGAAAAATCCGCTTTTTTATGACCTTTGGCGAGAGCTATCTCACACATATGAAAGTCTTAGAGAACATCGGCTTTTTACGCATTGATGAGGTAGCACACAAGGGCGGCAAAATCGTGCCTATCGAAGTGCTAAAGACGCTTTTGCCAGATCCTGCAAGTCTAGCTTCTCGCACAAAGGGGCAAACGCACATTGGCTGCTATATGAAGGGCGTGAAAGATGGGAAAGAACGCACGATTTATATCTATAATATTTGCGATCACGAGACTTGCTACAAAGAAGTCAATGCGCAAGGTGTGAGCTATACCACAGGTGTGCCGGCAATGATTGGAGCAAAGCTTATATGTGAGGATAAATGGGGGCTAAACCAGCCAAAAACGCCCAACAACGCAGATAACAGCGATATGCCAAAAGGTGGGGAAACACAAGGCATAGATTCTAGCAATGGTAGTGGCGTGTGGAATATGGAGCAAAACGACCCCGACCCCTTTATGCAAGAATTAAACGCTCAAGGTCTCCCTTATGTTGTGTGTGAAATAGAATCTAGTGGCAATCTCAAAGTGCTAGAAGATGGGAGAAAGTAA